A window of Tautonia plasticadhaerens contains these coding sequences:
- a CDS encoding cupin domain-containing protein, producing MSHPFTFIADLAQEAVPPADGILSRTIHQDDQAKVVLFGFGAGQELSEHTATMPAALQFVSGEASLTLGDETMEARSGTFVHMPAGLRHAIRANSPTVMLLLLFKR from the coding sequence ATGAGCCATCCATTCACGTTCATCGCCGACCTCGCCCAGGAGGCGGTCCCCCCGGCGGACGGGATCTTGAGCCGGACCATCCATCAAGACGACCAGGCCAAGGTGGTCCTCTTCGGGTTCGGTGCCGGTCAGGAACTCTCCGAGCATACCGCCACCATGCCTGCCGCCTTGCAGTTCGTCTCCGGAGAGGCGTCGCTGACCCTGGGGGACGAGACGATGGAGGCCAGATCCGGGACGTTCGTCCACATGCCCGCCGGCCTGAGGCACGCGATCCGGGCGAACTCGCCCACGGTGATGCTGCTGCTGCTCTTCAAGCGATGA
- a CDS encoding sugar phosphate isomerase/epimerase family protein, producing the protein MIGNATWSRWSLVPAVVLTTCPAAMAQRAIPEESKIGGFAIGCQAYTFNRFTAFEAIEKTALAGGKVIEFYPGQSLSPEQPDLKVGHEAPAEVVAILKSKLEEHGIEAVNYGVVGVPEDEQGARKVFEFARAMGLRAITTESVDAIDTLEKLAREYDVAVAFHNHPRRPDDPDYKVWDPKFVADLVEGRDPLIGACADTGHWARSGLEPVECLRILEGRVISAHLKDLDEMGPRGHDVPFGTGACDIRAVLDELEAQGFEGNLSIEYEHDWENNVPAVGQCIGFVRGYAAD; encoded by the coding sequence ATGATCGGCAACGCGACGTGGTCCCGGTGGTCCCTGGTACCCGCGGTCGTCCTGACGACGTGCCCGGCGGCGATGGCGCAGCGGGCGATCCCGGAGGAGTCGAAGATCGGCGGCTTCGCGATCGGCTGTCAGGCTTACACGTTCAACCGCTTCACCGCCTTCGAGGCGATCGAGAAGACCGCCCTGGCCGGCGGGAAGGTCATCGAGTTCTACCCCGGCCAGTCCCTGAGCCCCGAGCAACCCGACCTGAAGGTCGGGCACGAGGCACCGGCCGAGGTCGTCGCCATCCTGAAGTCGAAGCTGGAGGAGCACGGGATCGAGGCGGTGAACTACGGCGTCGTCGGCGTCCCGGAGGACGAGCAGGGGGCGCGCAAGGTGTTCGAGTTCGCCAGGGCGATGGGCCTCCGGGCGATCACGACGGAGTCGGTCGACGCGATCGACACCCTGGAGAAACTCGCCCGGGAGTACGACGTGGCGGTCGCCTTCCACAACCACCCCCGGCGGCCGGACGACCCGGATTACAAGGTCTGGGATCCGAAGTTCGTCGCCGACCTGGTCGAGGGCCGGGACCCCCTGATCGGCGCCTGTGCCGACACCGGGCACTGGGCGCGATCGGGCCTGGAGCCGGTCGAGTGCCTGAGGATCCTGGAGGGGCGGGTCATCAGCGCACACTTGAAGGACCTGGATGAGATGGGCCCTCGGGGCCACGACGTCCCCTTCGGGACGGGCGCCTGCGACATCCGGGCCGTGCTGGACGAGCTGGAGGCGCAGGGCTTCGAGGGCAACCTCTCGATCGAGTACGAGCACGACTGGGAGAACAACGTCCCGGCGGTCGGCCAATGCATCGGCTTCGTCCGAGGGTACGCCGCCGACTGA
- a CDS encoding PVC-type heme-binding CxxCH protein, whose amino-acid sequence MLMAARRMLPVFVAVVLCGLGSASRGQGYPPGEAVDRMTVADGLSDRLVASEPLIRQPVAIDFDDRGRLWVLQYVQYPNPAGLDRVEVDRYSRTVYDRIPEPPPRGPVGADRLSILEDADGDGRMDTSRDFASGLNLASGFAFGDGGVYVLNAPYLLFYPDLDHDDVPDADPEVLLTGFGLEDAHSVANSLTWGPDGWLYGLQGSTVTARIWGVEFQQGVWRYHRPTDRFELFAEGGGNMWGLDFDRRGELFASTNVGGNVMLHMVPGSYHWKSFGKHGPLHNPYTFGYFDHVPHEGIVGGHVAVGGLFYLADAFPGGFRGQFLAADLLDHSAHRHEVSRLGTSYQARQVGDLLRANDSWFAPSDMTLGADGSVYVADWHDRRTAHPDPDAEWDRTNGRIFALDGPGPRPTGEGFDLQTLRSPELVDLLDHPNSWYARRALRVLKERRDESILPGLRSRAVDGRGGRALLGVWALHGVGGLDDPTARSLLDHPDADVRAWASRLIGDGVQVDRALADRLLALANIDPSVEVRSSLVGVATRHPSPLGLGIARAILRRDVDGADPYLPLRLWWAVERCATEIPSATLKALATPESWDSALFRDEIAGRLLRRFAGNGSVEGDAACLRLIDAAPGGASRRALLADLDEATSGRPAPIAPPLAARIAGMARAGPDLVVLTRLSARSGDRAAFGRAVDGASDRSRPSGDRLALIDLLAERAEPETAGPLIRIATDDPSTEIRLAALPALGRFDDGAIPDAILEAYTDQTEGWRARAVDLLLSRPAGARALLELVDRGRLEAEELTTDQVARVATLGVPGLDALVRRHWGAVAASTPEERLAEVRRLNNDLRAAPGDPARGRLTFREHCASCHRLFGEGEPVGPELTHANRADREFLLVSLVDPSGVIRKEYLPSDVATRDGRVLTGLIAEQSPTTLTLVGPEGDRSTVPMDQVEQVADATTSLMPDDLYRALSPRDLRDLFTYLQGDGPAAAD is encoded by the coding sequence ATGCTGATGGCCGCCCGGCGGATGCTCCCCGTTTTCGTCGCGGTCGTCCTCTGCGGCCTGGGCTCGGCATCAAGGGGCCAGGGGTACCCGCCCGGCGAGGCCGTCGACAGGATGACGGTTGCGGATGGGCTGTCGGACCGGCTCGTCGCGTCGGAGCCGCTGATCCGCCAGCCGGTGGCGATCGACTTCGACGACCGCGGCCGCCTCTGGGTCCTCCAGTACGTCCAGTACCCGAACCCGGCGGGTCTGGATCGCGTGGAGGTCGACCGCTATTCGAGGACGGTCTACGACCGCATCCCCGAGCCCCCGCCGCGCGGGCCGGTGGGGGCCGATCGCCTCTCGATCCTGGAGGATGCCGACGGCGACGGCCGGATGGACACCTCCCGCGACTTCGCGTCGGGCCTGAACCTGGCCAGCGGCTTCGCCTTCGGCGACGGGGGCGTCTACGTCCTGAACGCGCCGTACCTGCTCTTCTATCCCGACCTCGACCACGACGACGTGCCCGACGCCGACCCCGAGGTCCTGCTCACCGGCTTCGGCCTGGAGGACGCGCATTCGGTCGCGAACTCGTTGACCTGGGGCCCCGACGGCTGGCTCTACGGCCTGCAAGGCAGCACCGTGACCGCCCGGATCTGGGGGGTCGAGTTCCAGCAGGGCGTCTGGAGATATCACCGGCCGACCGACCGCTTCGAGCTCTTCGCCGAGGGCGGCGGCAACATGTGGGGCCTCGACTTCGACCGCCGGGGGGAGCTGTTCGCCAGCACCAACGTGGGCGGAAACGTGATGCTCCACATGGTCCCCGGGAGCTATCACTGGAAGTCGTTCGGCAAGCACGGCCCGCTCCACAATCCCTATACGTTCGGGTACTTCGACCATGTCCCGCACGAGGGGATCGTCGGCGGGCATGTCGCCGTCGGCGGCCTGTTCTACCTGGCCGACGCCTTCCCGGGGGGGTTCCGGGGCCAGTTCCTCGCGGCCGACCTGCTCGACCATTCGGCCCACCGGCACGAGGTCTCCCGCCTCGGCACGTCCTATCAGGCCCGACAGGTCGGCGACCTGCTCCGGGCCAACGATTCCTGGTTCGCCCCCTCGGACATGACCCTCGGCGCCGACGGCTCGGTGTACGTCGCCGACTGGCACGACCGCCGCACGGCCCACCCCGACCCCGACGCCGAATGGGACCGCACCAACGGTCGCATCTTCGCCCTGGACGGCCCGGGACCACGGCCGACCGGGGAGGGGTTCGATCTGCAGACGCTCCGGAGTCCCGAACTCGTCGACCTCCTGGACCACCCGAATTCCTGGTACGCCCGTCGGGCCTTGCGGGTCCTGAAGGAGCGTCGGGACGAGTCGATCCTGCCGGGCCTCCGGTCCCGGGCGGTCGACGGTCGGGGCGGCCGGGCGTTGCTCGGCGTCTGGGCGCTGCACGGGGTCGGCGGCCTCGACGACCCGACCGCCCGCTCGCTGCTCGACCACCCGGACGCCGACGTCCGCGCCTGGGCCTCCCGGCTGATCGGGGACGGCGTGCAGGTCGATCGGGCACTGGCCGATCGGCTCCTCGCTCTCGCGAACATCGACCCGAGCGTCGAGGTGCGGTCGAGCCTGGTCGGCGTGGCGACCCGTCACCCGTCCCCCCTCGGGCTCGGGATCGCCAGGGCGATCCTGCGACGGGACGTCGACGGGGCCGATCCATACCTCCCGCTCCGGCTCTGGTGGGCCGTCGAGCGGTGCGCGACCGAGATCCCGTCGGCGACACTCAAAGCCCTGGCGACGCCCGAGTCCTGGGATTCGGCGCTCTTCCGCGACGAGATCGCGGGCCGCCTCCTCCGCCGATTCGCGGGCAACGGCTCGGTCGAGGGAGACGCCGCGTGCCTCCGGCTGATCGACGCGGCCCCGGGCGGGGCATCGCGCCGCGCGCTCCTGGCGGATCTGGACGAGGCGACGAGCGGCCGACCCGCCCCGATCGCCCCCCCGCTTGCCGCCCGGATCGCCGGGATGGCCCGGGCGGGCCCCGACCTCGTGGTCCTGACCAGGCTCTCGGCCCGCTCCGGCGATCGGGCCGCCTTCGGGAGGGCGGTCGATGGGGCCTCGGATCGTTCCCGGCCCTCGGGAGATCGCCTCGCCCTGATCGACCTGCTCGCGGAGCGGGCCGAGCCGGAGACCGCCGGTCCCCTGATCCGGATCGCCACCGACGACCCGTCGACCGAGATCCGGCTGGCCGCGCTGCCCGCGCTCGGGCGTTTCGACGACGGGGCGATCCCCGATGCGATCCTCGAGGCCTATACCGACCAGACGGAAGGATGGAGGGCGAGGGCCGTCGACCTGCTGCTCTCCCGCCCGGCAGGGGCCCGGGCCCTGCTGGAGTTGGTCGATCGGGGGCGACTCGAGGCCGAGGAATTGACCACGGACCAGGTGGCCCGGGTGGCGACGCTCGGCGTCCCGGGGCTCGACGCCCTGGTCCGGAGGCACTGGGGGGCCGTCGCCGCCTCGACCCCCGAGGAGCGACTGGCCGAGGTCCGCCGCCTGAACAACGACCTCCGGGCCGCGCCGGGCGACCCCGCCCGGGGCAGGCTTACGTTCCGGGAGCATTGCGCGTCCTGCCACCGCCTCTTCGGCGAGGGGGAGCCGGTCGGCCCCGAACTGACCCACGCGAACCGAGCCGACCGCGAGTTCCTGCTCGTCAGCCTCGTCGACCCGTCCGGAGTGATCCGCAAAGAATACCTCCCCTCGGACGTGGCCACCCGGGACGGCCGCGTCCTCACCGGCCTGATCGCCGAGCAGTCGCCCACCACCCTCACCCTGGTCGGCCCCGAGGGCGACCGCTCGACCGTCCCGATGGACCAGGTCGAGCAGGTGGCCGACGCGACGACCTCGCTCATGCCCGACGACCTGTACCGCGCCCTCTCTCCGCGGGATCTCCGAGATCTGTTCACCTATCTCCAGGGTGACGGACCCGCCGCCGCGGACTGA
- a CDS encoding glycine cleavage system protein R, whose amino-acid sequence MTRNFVITLTGADRIGIVEELTRLLLERGGNVESSRMARLGGEFAVLMLVSMPEDQISGLDSGLDELFLRGYRITTTPTDRPVVEARPGWVTYHIEVEGADHEGIIHRVASHLSARGISIEEMETETASAPFGGVTLFNMSALVVVPPELVEQGWEAGLDAIGGEMNLEIRVSPEKEG is encoded by the coding sequence ATGACCAGGAACTTCGTGATCACCCTGACCGGCGCCGACCGCATCGGGATCGTCGAGGAATTGACCCGACTCCTGCTGGAGCGGGGCGGCAACGTCGAGTCCAGCCGGATGGCCCGGCTCGGCGGCGAGTTCGCCGTGCTGATGCTCGTCTCCATGCCGGAGGACCAGATCTCCGGCCTCGATTCCGGGCTGGATGAACTCTTCCTGCGCGGCTACCGGATCACCACCACCCCCACCGATCGCCCCGTCGTCGAGGCCCGTCCCGGCTGGGTGACGTACCACATCGAGGTCGAGGGGGCCGACCACGAGGGGATTATCCACCGCGTGGCCAGCCACCTCTCGGCCCGGGGGATCAGCATCGAGGAGATGGAGACCGAGACCGCCTCGGCCCCGTTCGGCGGCGTGACGCTGTTCAACATGTCCGCGCTCGTCGTCGTCCCCCCGGAACTGGTCGAGCAGGGCTGGGAGGCCGGGCTCGACGCGATCGGCGGCGAGATGAACCTGGAAATCCGGGTCTCACCGGAAAAGGAAGGCTGA
- a CDS encoding type IA DNA topoisomerase, with the protein MIVVIAEKPSVARELAAFLGASQRREGYLEGNGHRVTWALGHLVTLKEPEDYDPALKKWSLERLPIVPDRFELKPIAEKGAGAQLAVVRRLLREADEVIVATDAGREGELIARSILELTGTASKPARRLWLSSLTREAIRDAFARLRPLSDYDDLYAAARCRSEADWLVGLNATRYQTVRQRSTGVLWSVGRVQTPVLALIVRRDEEIRTFRPEPFWELMTKYRSVTFSHAGGRFTAEDEARTLLDRVIGQPFVVSKVERKTERVPPPQLFDLTELQREMNRRFGLSADATLKAAQQLYESKLISYPRTDSRHLGRDLKGKIPGILDDLRDLKPDEVAGLDLGHLPFTGRIVDDSKVSDHHAIIPTGKKPGPLDPASQKVFDAIVVRLIAAFYPPCVKEVTTVLGSSAEVPFRARGVRVVEPGWTALYPRKSDDGREDEQDLPEFLPGESGPHEPFVRRGETTPPKPYTEATLLAAMETAGRLVEDEELRAALKDRGLGTPATRASIIETLLTRGYISREKKNLIASDLGRYLIALVRSRELKSPELTGEWEARLREIERGGLDPARFMAEIARFTSAIVDGTAEAPVDPGRLGECPRCGRPVIRGKRAFGCSGWKDGCPFVLDRSFEGITLDDDQIRELLQLRVLPRPVSIRSMDSAILRLADSGDLLPIPVPQGRPRPSTARPGAREQSGRPRPRSGSRSSSPKGQSDSEPAVATRPRAQGEEFAAVPVGTCPRCGSEVVEQPKSWGCSSWKGGCSFAIWKSMSGKRITARMAKALLTKGRTAKLKGFKSKAGKPFEAVLVLDGGEVRFDFD; encoded by the coding sequence ATGATCGTCGTGATCGCCGAGAAGCCGTCCGTCGCCCGGGAGCTCGCCGCATTCCTCGGCGCTTCGCAGAGGAGGGAGGGCTACCTGGAGGGGAACGGCCATCGGGTCACCTGGGCGCTCGGCCACCTCGTCACGCTCAAGGAGCCGGAGGACTACGACCCGGCCCTGAAGAAGTGGTCGCTGGAGCGGTTGCCGATCGTCCCCGATCGGTTCGAGCTCAAGCCGATCGCCGAGAAGGGGGCCGGTGCCCAGTTGGCCGTCGTCCGGAGGCTGCTCCGGGAGGCCGACGAGGTGATCGTCGCCACCGACGCCGGCCGGGAGGGGGAGCTGATCGCCCGGTCCATCCTGGAACTGACCGGGACCGCCTCCAAGCCCGCCCGGCGGCTCTGGCTCAGCTCGCTGACCCGGGAGGCGATCCGGGATGCCTTCGCCCGCCTCCGGCCCCTCTCCGACTACGACGACCTCTACGCCGCCGCCCGCTGTCGGAGCGAGGCCGACTGGCTCGTCGGCCTGAACGCGACGAGGTACCAGACGGTCCGCCAGCGATCCACCGGGGTGCTCTGGAGCGTCGGCCGGGTCCAGACGCCGGTGCTCGCCCTGATCGTGCGCCGCGATGAGGAGATCCGCACGTTCCGGCCCGAGCCGTTCTGGGAACTGATGACCAAGTATCGCTCCGTCACCTTCTCCCACGCCGGGGGGCGGTTCACGGCCGAGGATGAGGCCCGGACGCTGCTGGATCGTGTGATCGGCCAGCCCTTCGTCGTCTCGAAGGTCGAACGCAAGACGGAGCGGGTCCCCCCCCCCCAACTGTTCGACCTGACCGAACTCCAGCGCGAGATGAACCGCCGCTTCGGCCTCTCGGCCGACGCCACCCTCAAGGCCGCCCAGCAGCTCTACGAGTCGAAGCTCATCAGCTACCCGAGGACCGATTCCCGGCACCTCGGGCGGGACCTGAAGGGGAAGATCCCGGGCATCCTCGACGACCTCCGAGACCTCAAGCCCGACGAGGTCGCCGGGCTCGACCTGGGCCACCTCCCCTTCACCGGCCGGATCGTCGACGACTCGAAGGTGAGCGACCACCACGCCATCATCCCCACCGGCAAGAAACCCGGCCCCCTCGACCCCGCGAGCCAGAAGGTCTTCGACGCGATCGTCGTCCGGCTGATCGCCGCCTTCTATCCGCCGTGCGTCAAGGAGGTGACGACCGTCCTCGGCTCCTCGGCCGAGGTCCCCTTCCGCGCCCGGGGAGTCCGCGTCGTCGAGCCGGGGTGGACCGCCCTCTACCCCCGGAAGTCGGACGACGGCCGGGAGGACGAGCAGGACCTCCCCGAATTTCTCCCCGGCGAATCCGGACCCCACGAGCCGTTCGTCCGACGCGGGGAGACCACCCCGCCGAAGCCCTACACCGAGGCCACGCTCCTCGCCGCGATGGAGACGGCCGGGCGGCTCGTCGAGGACGAGGAACTCCGGGCCGCGTTGAAGGACCGGGGGCTCGGGACCCCCGCGACCCGGGCGTCGATCATCGAGACGCTGCTGACCCGGGGCTACATCTCCCGGGAGAAGAAGAACCTGATCGCCTCGGATCTCGGCCGATACCTCATCGCCCTGGTCCGGTCCCGGGAGCTGAAGTCCCCCGAGCTGACGGGGGAGTGGGAGGCCAGGCTCCGGGAGATCGAACGCGGCGGACTCGACCCGGCCCGGTTCATGGCCGAAATCGCCCGGTTCACCTCCGCGATCGTCGACGGGACGGCCGAGGCCCCGGTCGACCCCGGTCGGCTCGGCGAGTGCCCCCGGTGCGGCCGCCCCGTCATCCGGGGCAAGCGTGCGTTCGGCTGCTCCGGATGGAAGGACGGATGCCCGTTCGTCCTCGATCGATCCTTCGAGGGGATCACGCTCGACGACGACCAGATCCGGGAGTTGCTCCAACTGCGGGTCCTGCCCCGACCGGTCTCGATCCGGAGCATGGATTCGGCGATCCTCCGCCTGGCCGATTCCGGTGACCTGTTGCCGATCCCGGTCCCCCAGGGCCGCCCCCGGCCCTCGACGGCAAGGCCGGGGGCCCGGGAACAATCGGGACGGCCGAGGCCCCGTTCGGGGTCCAGGTCTTCCTCGCCGAAGGGCCAATCGGATTCGGAGCCGGCCGTTGCCACACGCCCCAGGGCCCAGGGCGAGGAGTTCGCCGCGGTCCCGGTCGGGACGTGCCCCCGATGCGGTTCCGAGGTCGTCGAACAGCCGAAATCCTGGGGTTGTTCCTCCTGGAAGGGGGGGTGCTCCTTCGCCATCTGGAAGTCGATGTCCGGCAAGCGGATCACCGCGAGGATGGCGAAGGCACTGCTGACCAAGGGGAGGACGGCGAAGCTCAAGGGGTTCAAATCGAAAGCCGGCAAGCCATTCGAGGCGGTCCTGGTCCTGGACGGCGGCGAGGTCCGATTCGACTTCGACTGA
- a CDS encoding zinc-dependent alcohol dehydrogenase family protein, with protein sequence MKAVVLKSFGGPESFELCDVPKPVPLAGQVLVRVHATSINPLDYQVRRGDYPDLVQLPAITGHDVSGVVEEVGPGVTTFSPGDEVWYTPQIFDGSGSYAEFHVAAENIIGKKPASLSHLEAASLTLVGGTAWEALIVRAALRVGESILVHGGAGGVGHVAIQLAKATGARVFTTVREANFEFARSLGADVIIDYEKEDYVDAIMRKTGSRGVDVVFDTIGGNTLSRSPDTLAQLGRVVTIVDIAQPQNVIQAWGKNASYHFVFTRQNRGKLDELSALIERGQLQPHVGAVYSLADIPLAHARLESPNNGVQGKIAIAVDPRLNS encoded by the coding sequence ATGAAAGCGGTCGTACTTAAATCATTTGGCGGTCCGGAATCGTTCGAACTTTGTGACGTACCCAAGCCCGTGCCGCTCGCGGGCCAAGTCCTGGTCCGGGTACATGCAACCTCCATCAATCCGTTGGATTACCAGGTCCGACGTGGCGATTATCCCGACTTGGTGCAACTGCCGGCCATTACCGGACACGACGTATCTGGCGTTGTCGAAGAAGTCGGTCCGGGTGTGACGACCTTCTCTCCGGGAGACGAAGTCTGGTACACACCGCAAATATTTGACGGGTCAGGAAGTTATGCCGAGTTCCACGTTGCTGCCGAAAACATAATCGGAAAGAAGCCTGCCTCGTTGAGCCATCTTGAGGCGGCAAGTCTGACCTTGGTTGGCGGGACGGCGTGGGAAGCACTGATCGTACGTGCGGCGCTGAGAGTGGGGGAAAGCATTCTGGTACACGGCGGCGCGGGAGGAGTCGGTCATGTGGCGATCCAGCTCGCAAAAGCCACGGGAGCGAGGGTGTTTACGACCGTGCGCGAAGCAAACTTTGAGTTCGCACGAAGTTTGGGGGCCGATGTGATCATCGACTACGAAAAGGAGGATTATGTCGACGCCATTATGCGGAAAACGGGTAGCCGCGGAGTCGATGTCGTGTTCGACACCATCGGCGGCAACACATTGTCGCGCAGCCCCGACACGCTCGCGCAACTTGGCCGCGTTGTCACGATCGTGGACATTGCACAGCCACAAAACGTCATCCAGGCCTGGGGCAAGAACGCGAGTTATCACTTCGTTTTCACAAGGCAGAACCGGGGCAAGCTTGATGAGTTGAGTGCATTGATAGAGCGCGGTCAGCTGCAGCCACACGTTGGCGCCGTCTATTCGCTTGCCGATATTCCGCTCGCCCATGCCCGGCTGGAGAGTCCCAATAACGGTGTTCAAGGAAAGATCGCAATTGCAGTCGACCCTCGGCTTAATTCGTGA
- a CDS encoding isochorismatase family protein — protein MALALLSSVLPGAGPPDGPSEGSRPYENRLRPIDDPAPILADHPEFVAPIEETARFEAPILVDDPGADLEVRAWRFSYNARGIVEVPNRLRGDRTAIVVVHPWGIDDGQGWATPEPAGAAFQCTPVKNEVVLDHAREVVDPFLRGMRDRVGLVVYSLPGTEDPIRAKLYRSIRRSPTAEERGEGREELAAALRSFSYRGEAMPTGFPVSTETPTIDYLGRFPGLDAGPTYDPPGFWELPIPVMAPISVEPEDVVAYDGEGYEALRDFLKAEGIRHVLLTGYNTDMCVCSTTAGYENLRRDFDVFLVGDATIATFPANPRPSLATNAAVSFAALDLFITQVSWIRAGGDPTAGDPPRAHPGGSDTP, from the coding sequence ATGGCCCTCGCCCTCCTCTCGTCGGTATTGCCCGGAGCCGGGCCGCCGGATGGGCCTTCGGAAGGATCCCGGCCCTACGAGAATCGCCTCAGGCCGATCGACGACCCGGCGCCGATCCTCGCCGACCATCCCGAATTCGTCGCCCCGATCGAGGAAACCGCCCGATTCGAGGCGCCGATCCTGGTGGACGACCCGGGGGCGGATCTGGAGGTCCGGGCCTGGAGGTTCTCGTACAACGCCCGGGGGATCGTCGAGGTCCCCAACCGCCTGAGGGGGGATCGCACGGCGATCGTCGTCGTGCATCCGTGGGGGATCGACGACGGCCAGGGCTGGGCCACGCCCGAGCCCGCCGGCGCCGCCTTCCAGTGCACCCCGGTGAAGAACGAGGTCGTACTCGATCACGCCAGGGAGGTCGTCGATCCGTTCCTCCGGGGGATGCGGGACCGGGTCGGACTGGTCGTCTACAGCCTGCCGGGCACCGAGGACCCGATCCGGGCCAAACTCTATCGCTCCATCCGGCGGTCACCGACCGCCGAGGAGCGGGGGGAAGGCCGGGAGGAGCTGGCCGCGGCCCTCCGTTCGTTCTCCTACCGCGGCGAGGCGATGCCGACCGGGTTCCCCGTGTCGACCGAGACGCCGACCATCGACTACCTCGGCCGGTTCCCGGGCCTCGACGCCGGGCCGACGTACGACCCTCCGGGATTCTGGGAACTGCCCATCCCGGTCATGGCGCCGATCTCGGTCGAGCCCGAGGACGTCGTCGCCTACGACGGCGAGGGCTACGAGGCGCTCCGTGACTTCCTGAAGGCGGAGGGGATCCGGCACGTCCTGCTGACGGGTTATAACACCGACATGTGCGTCTGCTCGACGACCGCGGGCTACGAGAACCTCCGGCGCGATTTCGACGTCTTCCTCGTCGGCGACGCCACCATCGCCACCTTCCCCGCCAATCCCAGGCCCAGCCTGGCCACCAACGCCGCCGTCTCCTTCGCGGCGCTCGACCTCTTCATCACGCAAGTCTCCTGGATCCGAGCGGGGGGCGACCCGACCGCGGGCGATCCGCCGCGGGCCCACCCGGGAGGGAGCGACACCCCATGA
- a CDS encoding polysaccharide deacetylase family protein has protein sequence MIDRPIGRRGFLAGAASAGVVAAVPARGSTPSRDPVKATIAITLDLEMSRQYPTRGQSHWDYEKGNLDDDTKRYAVEAARRVADRGGRIHFFALGRTMEQEDIGWIEEIAGAGHPIGNHTYDHVNVLASDPESVQFRFRRAPWLIEGKSTEQVISENVRIAERALRARLGIEVAGFRTPGGFHGGIAERPDIQRMLIDQGYRWVSSKYPSHPTTEPGTPPGDDILDGIVASQAEAQPFAYASGLIEVPMSPISDVGAFRTARWPLDAFLESIRRSVSWAIDHGASFDFLGHPSCLLVEDPGFRTIELICDLVARSEGRAELVDLQAIASRVSAWRDGSPVR, from the coding sequence ATGATCGACCGCCCTATCGGCCGTCGCGGATTCCTCGCCGGGGCGGCCTCGGCGGGAGTGGTCGCGGCCGTCCCCGCCCGGGGGTCGACCCCGAGTCGCGACCCGGTGAAGGCCACCATCGCGATCACGCTCGACCTGGAGATGAGCCGCCAGTACCCGACCCGGGGCCAGTCCCACTGGGACTACGAGAAGGGGAATCTCGACGACGACACCAAGCGATACGCCGTCGAGGCCGCCCGCCGGGTCGCCGACCGCGGGGGCCGGATCCACTTCTTCGCCCTCGGTCGCACGATGGAGCAGGAGGACATCGGCTGGATCGAGGAGATCGCCGGGGCAGGCCACCCGATCGGCAATCACACGTACGATCACGTCAACGTCCTCGCGAGCGACCCCGAATCGGTCCAGTTCCGGTTCCGGCGTGCCCCCTGGTTGATCGAGGGGAAATCGACCGAGCAGGTCATCTCCGAGAACGTCCGCATCGCCGAACGCGCGCTCCGGGCCCGGCTCGGCATCGAGGTGGCCGGCTTCCGGACCCCGGGCGGCTTCCACGGCGGGATCGCCGAACGGCCGGACATCCAGCGCATGCTGATCGACCAGGGATACCGATGGGTCAGCAGCAAGTATCCGTCCCACCCGACGACCGAGCCCGGCACCCCCCCGGGAGACGACATCCTCGACGGCATCGTCGCCTCCCAGGCCGAGGCGCAACCCTTCGCATACGCTTCCGGGCTGATCGAGGTCCCCATGAGCCCAATCAGCGACGTCGGGGCCTTCCGCACGGCGCGGTGGCCGCTCGACGCCTTCCTCGAATCGATCCGGCGATCCGTCTCGTGGGCGATCGACCACGGCGCCTCGTTCGACTTCCTCGGGCACCCGTCCTGCCTGCTGGTCGAGGACCCGGGCTTCCGTACGATCGAGCTGATTTGCGACCTCGTGGCCCGGTCCGAAGGCCGGGCTGAGCTGGTGGACCTGCAGGCGATCGCGAGCCGGGTCTCGGCCTGGCGCGACGGGAGTCCCGTTCGATGA